A single genomic interval of Microbacterium oleivorans harbors:
- a CDS encoding carbohydrate ABC transporter permease, translating to MTTASLGGATPRSSRRRHRATNDLGAAALFLGPFFALFALCLLAPVVYALVLSVFAEKRSGIGFGGDAQTLFVGFDNYVAVLTSESFVAGFGRLALYVVLYIPTMLGLALVLALLLDSAYARLARVFQVLLFLPHIVPGVIAALLWTYLYTPGVSPILGLLGGAGVQLDLFGTTLIVPAVVNIAVWQWTGYNVIIVFTALQAVPREVVEAASLDGAGGVRIAVGIKLPLVAGSVGVIGLFTAIGALQLFTEPSILAKATTTITPSWVPNMWAYDAAFNRLDQHQAAAASLVIALIAGAVSFAITRLTSKGART from the coding sequence ATGACCACCGCATCCCTCGGCGGCGCGACGCCTCGTTCGTCGCGCCGCCGGCACCGCGCGACGAACGACCTTGGCGCGGCCGCGCTTTTCCTCGGGCCGTTCTTCGCCCTCTTCGCCCTGTGCTTGCTCGCCCCTGTCGTGTACGCGCTCGTGCTGAGCGTGTTCGCAGAGAAACGTTCGGGGATCGGGTTCGGCGGCGACGCGCAGACCCTGTTCGTCGGGTTCGACAACTACGTGGCAGTGCTCACCTCGGAGTCCTTCGTTGCGGGGTTCGGGCGTCTCGCTCTCTACGTCGTGCTGTACATCCCGACCATGTTGGGTCTTGCCCTCGTGCTGGCTCTCCTTCTCGACTCGGCCTATGCACGACTCGCCCGCGTCTTCCAGGTTCTGCTGTTCCTGCCGCACATCGTCCCGGGGGTCATCGCCGCTCTGCTGTGGACATACCTGTACACCCCGGGCGTGAGCCCCATCCTCGGGCTCCTGGGCGGCGCCGGCGTACAGCTCGACCTGTTCGGCACGACGCTCATCGTGCCGGCCGTCGTCAACATCGCGGTGTGGCAGTGGACCGGCTACAACGTCATCATCGTGTTCACAGCTCTGCAAGCCGTGCCGCGCGAGGTCGTTGAAGCAGCCAGCCTCGATGGCGCAGGTGGAGTACGCATCGCTGTCGGCATCAAGCTGCCGCTCGTCGCGGGTTCCGTGGGGGTCATCGGCCTCTTCACCGCGATCGGTGCCCTCCAGCTGTTTACGGAGCCATCCATCCTTGCCAAGGCCACGACGACCATCACCCCCAGCTGGGTGCCGAACATGTGGGCATACGACGCGGCCTTCAACCGTCTCGACCAACATCAGGCCGCAGCTGCATCGCTCGTCATCGCGCTTATCGCGGGTGCCGTGTCGTTCGCCATCACACGCCTCACCTCGAAAGGTGCGCGCACATGA
- a CDS encoding hydroxyacid dehydrogenase, with protein sequence MSAVLNVALAMSADVAAKVFPPDRLAAIDRADELRLLTPRPLDSFQGAHADAVLSEVDVLLTGWGSPVIDEAVLDRAPRLRLIAHAGGSVKGHVGLAAWERGVAVCSATDANAQPVAEFAAAMILLAGKQAFPLARIAARSAASIVSDDIYPEMGNRGKRVGIVGASRIGRRTLALLRPYDLELVVHDPYLSQDDARALGARAVSLEDLLRTSDVISLHAPALPETRHLLNRAGIALLRRGAVVVNTARGALIDHDALTERVVRGELTAILDVTDPEELPIEHPLRTADHAFLTPHIAGSMGTELPRLADSALNEACRFARGEPLVSLVWQDELARQA encoded by the coding sequence GTGAGCGCCGTTCTCAACGTCGCCCTCGCGATGAGCGCGGACGTCGCCGCGAAGGTGTTTCCCCCCGACCGCCTGGCCGCCATCGATCGCGCCGACGAGCTGCGGCTGCTCACACCGCGGCCGCTCGACTCCTTCCAGGGTGCGCACGCCGACGCGGTGCTCTCTGAGGTCGACGTGCTGCTCACCGGATGGGGGAGCCCTGTCATCGACGAGGCCGTGCTCGACCGGGCACCGCGGCTGCGGCTGATCGCGCACGCGGGCGGCAGCGTCAAGGGCCACGTCGGACTCGCAGCATGGGAGCGCGGTGTCGCAGTGTGCTCCGCCACCGATGCGAACGCGCAACCCGTCGCCGAGTTCGCAGCCGCCATGATCTTGCTGGCCGGCAAGCAAGCGTTCCCCCTCGCGCGGATCGCCGCGCGCTCGGCAGCGAGTATCGTCTCTGACGACATCTACCCCGAGATGGGCAATCGCGGTAAGCGCGTGGGGATCGTGGGGGCCTCCCGCATCGGCCGGCGCACACTCGCGTTGCTCCGACCGTACGATCTCGAGCTTGTCGTCCACGATCCGTATCTCTCCCAAGACGACGCGAGAGCGCTGGGAGCCCGCGCCGTCAGCCTGGAAGACCTGCTGCGAACGAGCGACGTGATCTCCCTGCACGCTCCTGCGCTCCCGGAGACGCGCCATCTGCTCAATCGCGCCGGAATCGCTCTGCTACGCCGGGGCGCCGTCGTCGTCAACACTGCACGTGGCGCTCTCATAGACCACGACGCACTCACCGAGCGCGTCGTGCGTGGCGAGTTGACGGCCATTCTCGACGTCACGGACCCCGAGGAGCTTCCTATCGAGCATCCGCTGCGCACCGCAGACCACGCCTTCCTCACCCCCCACATAGCCGGATCGATGGGCACGGAGCTACCGCGACTCGCCGACAGCGCGCTGAATGAGGCATGCCGGTTTGCTCGAGGCGAGCCTCTCGTTTCACTGGTTTGGCAGGACGAACTCGCCCGGCAGGCGTGA
- a CDS encoding carbohydrate ABC transporter permease gives MAGVAVTNAVLVLGAVYMVFPVLWLVFASLKDPAGLYSTSVFDIDRWFIGDNIAALVAEGDGLFVRWIGNSLLYSLAGAVIGGIVSTAAGYAFDKLRFRGKESLFGFVLVGVLVPNTATVLPLYMLFSQLGMVNTVWAIILPSLCNPFNVYLARAFSRAYVPDETLEAAHVDGAGAVRTFFSVALPMLAPGFVTIALFQFFAVWSNYMLPLVMLSDPTLYPVSLGISHWQGLTAVDPRYAPLVVTGSLLSLVPLVIAFISLQRYWRAGMTEGSVK, from the coding sequence ATGGCGGGCGTTGCGGTCACGAATGCCGTGCTCGTGCTCGGCGCCGTCTATATGGTCTTCCCGGTGTTGTGGCTCGTGTTCGCATCTCTGAAGGACCCGGCCGGTCTCTACTCCACCTCCGTCTTCGACATCGATCGCTGGTTCATCGGCGACAACATCGCAGCCCTCGTCGCCGAGGGAGACGGGCTCTTCGTCCGTTGGATCGGCAACAGCCTGCTGTACTCGCTCGCAGGCGCCGTCATCGGCGGCATCGTGTCGACGGCTGCCGGCTACGCGTTCGACAAGCTTCGATTCCGCGGGAAAGAGAGCCTGTTCGGCTTCGTGCTCGTCGGGGTGCTCGTGCCCAACACGGCGACGGTGCTCCCCCTCTACATGCTCTTCTCGCAACTCGGAATGGTCAACACGGTCTGGGCGATCATCCTGCCGTCACTGTGCAATCCATTCAATGTCTACCTCGCCCGCGCATTCAGTCGCGCCTACGTACCCGACGAGACCCTTGAGGCGGCGCACGTGGACGGCGCAGGAGCGGTGCGCACATTCTTCTCCGTAGCGCTGCCCATGCTGGCCCCCGGATTCGTGACGATCGCGCTCTTCCAGTTCTTCGCTGTCTGGAGCAACTACATGCTGCCGCTGGTCATGCTGAGCGACCCCACGCTCTATCCGGTCTCGCTGGGCATCTCCCATTGGCAGGGGCTCACCGCCGTCGACCCCCGCTACGCGCCCCTCGTCGTGACCGGCTCGCTCCTGTCGCTCGTTCCCCTCGTGATCGCGTTCATCTCGCTGCAGCGCTACTGGCGGGCCGGGATGACGGAGGGAAGCGTCAAGTGA
- a CDS encoding mandelate racemase/muconate lactonizing enzyme family protein, protein MSVIERLDTYLQRVGDRPRVLVKITTDDGIDGWAEVYNHGPDLAFPPLLEYLFEQIKGIDARRTSYVSQLLLQSSRFPPGAIGLAALAAIDHALWDIAGKAAGMPVYQLLGGAVRDRVRVYAGLYSAPDIPQLVDRTSELHEEYGFTAFKLSPYRADLHRHRFGVVAAELGRYFGEVRESHPADVEFAFDAHACLWSPQQAVALGAALAANEPLFLEEPIRPEHLPAWARIRSELSAISVPLATGESLYSPYEFLGLLTAQGADIVQPDICVVGGLTQMIKIAHLAEAHYVPVAPHNPLGPLATAANVHFAAATTNFSILEFKPDPVSWCHDPYEPRDGHLELRPDRPGWGITIDESSLAKDDWVHWERRVPVKPDGSTAWM, encoded by the coding sequence ATGAGCGTCATCGAGAGGCTGGACACCTACCTGCAGCGCGTCGGCGATCGGCCGCGCGTGCTCGTGAAGATCACCACGGATGACGGGATAGACGGCTGGGCGGAGGTCTACAACCACGGCCCCGATCTCGCCTTCCCCCCGCTGCTGGAGTACCTGTTCGAGCAGATCAAAGGCATCGACGCTCGCCGCACCTCGTACGTGTCGCAGTTGCTGCTGCAGTCATCCCGGTTCCCACCGGGGGCGATCGGCCTGGCAGCTCTCGCCGCGATCGATCACGCACTGTGGGACATCGCCGGGAAAGCGGCGGGAATGCCCGTCTACCAGCTGCTCGGCGGTGCCGTGCGCGACCGGGTGCGGGTCTACGCCGGGCTTTACTCGGCTCCGGACATCCCGCAGCTGGTCGATCGCACGTCGGAACTGCACGAGGAGTACGGGTTCACCGCGTTCAAGCTGAGTCCCTACCGCGCCGATCTGCACCGGCACCGGTTCGGGGTCGTCGCAGCCGAGCTCGGACGGTACTTCGGCGAGGTGCGTGAATCACATCCGGCAGACGTCGAGTTCGCCTTCGACGCCCATGCCTGCCTGTGGTCACCCCAGCAAGCAGTGGCGCTCGGCGCCGCTCTCGCCGCGAACGAACCGCTCTTCCTCGAGGAGCCGATCAGGCCGGAGCACCTTCCGGCCTGGGCCCGGATCCGCTCCGAGCTCTCGGCGATCTCGGTGCCGCTCGCGACGGGCGAATCGCTCTACTCGCCCTATGAGTTCCTGGGGTTGCTCACCGCGCAGGGAGCCGACATCGTCCAACCCGACATCTGCGTCGTCGGCGGGCTGACGCAGATGATCAAGATCGCGCATCTCGCCGAGGCCCATTATGTTCCGGTCGCTCCGCACAATCCGCTCGGACCTCTCGCGACGGCGGCGAACGTCCACTTCGCCGCCGCGACCACGAACTTCTCGATCCTCGAGTTCAAACCCGACCCGGTGTCGTGGTGCCATGACCCGTACGAGCCGCGTGACGGTCACCTGGAACTGCGGCCCGACCGGCCCGGATGGGGGATCACCATCGACGAGAGCTCACTCGCGAAGGATGACTGGGTGCACTGGGAGCGCCGCGTCCCGGTGAAGCCCGACGGATCGACCGCCTGGATGTGA
- a CDS encoding dihydrodipicolinate synthase family protein, protein MTTEPSFDRASLIERLSTVVGIPVVPFDEHGDVDHPLLGSLIDRLVAAGVTALTPNGNTGEFYALSPEERRAVLLTVAHAAAGRAVLVGGVGLDLATAVSDARFARDAGVDAVMVHQPVLPYLSPEGWVEYNVTVARAVPEIGVVPYLSTPLVTGAHIARLIDRAPNVVALKYSVPDPVVFASVRAEAAAGTSADVLWIAGLAESYAPAYWQGGARAFTSGLVNVVPAKSLDMLDALRANDPAEAERVWRSIRHFEHLRARRRSADNVAVVKEAMHQLGLCRRDLRPPSAPLSARAREEVTESIASWSAPPPTTTAGTPSVGVPA, encoded by the coding sequence ATGACGACCGAACCATCCTTCGACCGCGCTTCACTGATCGAGCGGCTCTCCACCGTCGTCGGCATCCCCGTGGTGCCGTTCGACGAGCACGGTGACGTCGATCATCCGTTGCTCGGGAGCCTCATCGACCGTCTCGTCGCGGCCGGTGTCACCGCGCTCACCCCGAACGGCAACACCGGGGAGTTCTATGCGCTCTCGCCCGAGGAGCGCAGAGCCGTCCTTCTCACGGTCGCGCACGCGGCCGCCGGGCGAGCCGTGCTGGTCGGCGGCGTGGGTCTCGACCTCGCCACGGCCGTCTCGGACGCGCGCTTCGCACGGGATGCCGGTGTCGACGCGGTGATGGTGCATCAACCCGTCCTGCCGTACCTGTCGCCCGAGGGGTGGGTCGAGTACAACGTCACCGTCGCCCGCGCCGTCCCGGAGATCGGCGTGGTGCCCTACCTCAGTACACCGCTGGTGACCGGCGCCCACATCGCCCGGCTGATCGACCGGGCACCCAACGTGGTGGCCCTGAAGTACTCCGTGCCCGATCCGGTGGTCTTCGCATCGGTGCGCGCCGAAGCGGCCGCGGGCACGTCCGCCGACGTGTTGTGGATCGCCGGTCTCGCCGAGTCGTACGCTCCGGCCTACTGGCAGGGGGGTGCGCGAGCGTTCACCTCCGGACTCGTGAACGTGGTGCCGGCGAAGTCCCTCGACATGCTCGATGCTCTCCGCGCGAACGACCCAGCCGAGGCGGAACGGGTGTGGCGCAGCATCCGCCACTTCGAGCACCTGCGAGCCCGTCGCCGTTCTGCCGACAACGTCGCCGTCGTGAAGGAGGCGATGCACCAGCTCGGCCTCTGCCGCCGGGATCTTCGTCCCCCGAGCGCCCCGCTGTCTGCTCGAGCTCGCGAGGAAGTGACCGAGTCGATCGCCTCATGGTCGGCACCGCCGCCGACGACGACCGCCGGAACCCCGTCCGTAGGGGTGCCGGCATGA
- a CDS encoding substrate-binding domain-containing protein, producing the protein MLPSERHQAILREIELRGALTVADFAGRFQVSAMTIRRDLLELEAEGLLERVHGGAVRRRAPRNKGLIATIGFIVPSARYYFPGIIAGAKHAAAELNARLVLGISDYSGEAERHQIRRLLERGVDGLVVTPSDPYRQDHATYWLLAEAEPPTIVMERSLVDAPSDILLGAVRTDHAHGAKVALRHLVDGGRSRIALGVRRGPTAEPLRDGYRRALADLLPGVDPIELEIARVERPAAEQRASLAAVVDACAAQRVDGLIVLPDEAAIGLVDLAVDRGIDVPRDLAVVAYDDEVASLAEVPITAVAPPKADVGAMAVRACFERITRGERILGGPAHARIDLLPTLTVRGSSSAETSL; encoded by the coding sequence GTGCTGCCTTCCGAACGACACCAGGCCATCCTCCGCGAGATCGAGTTGCGCGGCGCCCTGACCGTCGCCGACTTCGCCGGCCGGTTCCAGGTTTCGGCGATGACCATCCGAAGAGATCTCCTCGAGCTCGAGGCAGAGGGTCTTCTCGAACGTGTCCATGGCGGTGCGGTGCGGCGACGCGCGCCGCGCAACAAGGGGCTCATCGCGACGATCGGATTCATCGTCCCGTCGGCGCGGTATTACTTCCCCGGCATCATCGCGGGGGCCAAGCACGCGGCGGCCGAGCTCAACGCCCGTCTCGTGCTCGGCATCTCTGACTACTCCGGCGAAGCGGAGCGTCACCAGATCCGGCGTCTACTCGAGCGCGGCGTCGACGGGCTCGTGGTGACGCCCTCCGACCCCTACCGCCAAGACCACGCGACCTACTGGCTCCTCGCCGAAGCCGAGCCGCCCACCATCGTCATGGAGCGTTCCCTCGTCGACGCGCCCTCCGACATTCTGCTGGGTGCCGTGCGCACCGATCACGCGCACGGCGCCAAGGTCGCCCTGCGGCACCTCGTCGACGGCGGCCGTTCGCGGATCGCGCTCGGGGTTCGGCGCGGCCCGACCGCCGAGCCGCTGCGCGACGGCTACCGCCGCGCTCTCGCCGACCTGCTGCCAGGGGTAGACCCCATCGAGCTCGAGATCGCCCGGGTCGAGAGGCCTGCAGCCGAGCAACGAGCCTCTCTCGCGGCGGTCGTGGACGCGTGCGCCGCGCAGCGTGTTGACGGGCTGATCGTGTTGCCCGACGAGGCTGCGATCGGTCTCGTCGACCTCGCCGTCGACCGAGGCATCGACGTGCCACGCGACCTCGCGGTCGTCGCCTACGACGACGAAGTCGCCTCGCTTGCCGAGGTGCCCATCACCGCCGTCGCACCCCCCAAGGCCGATGTGGGCGCCATGGCGGTGCGCGCCTGCTTCGAGCGGATCACGCGTGGCGAGCGCATCCTCGGCGGGCCGGCGCACGCGCGCATCGACCTGCTGCCGACCCTCACCGTGCGCGGCTCGTCATCGGCCGAAACATCGCTCTGA
- a CDS encoding MFS transporter: protein MLHNDTKPSPSAASTARARRSNTRWTIVGFSALGLTIAYLDRAALGVALPFMAEEFEIGPAIQGVLLSSFFWTYALFQIPSGWLLDKFGPRVIYPIAVGWWSIWTALTALATGVASTIVFRLGLGIGEAPVQPANIKVVSRWFPRRERAFASSLFDMGQQIGTALSIPIVTALALFAGWRFAFLLIGVVGVLWVIGWLIVYRAPEKHARVNAAELEYINSDQGEMVHAESAAEKKPWRALLRDNQVWALMFGYVFRSLAGAFFLTWYPSYLLNDRNLSKEEFGLVGAIPAVIAIGATVLGGIVSDRLLASGRVSAGAARKIPIIAGLVLSACIGFSPFIESNVLVMVVLTVSSAAHSFAGAAILSLPAEVAETPDTVGSIAGFQNFGSQLGNLISPIAIGLFLTFSNNSYVGPLVFAALSCLISAGIYAFWVRIKPVVALSDVVHPTNEKAS from the coding sequence ATGCTTCACAATGATACGAAACCGTCTCCCTCCGCCGCATCCACCGCGCGTGCTCGACGCAGCAACACGCGTTGGACGATCGTCGGGTTCTCGGCGCTGGGACTGACGATCGCCTACCTCGATCGGGCTGCCCTCGGTGTTGCGCTGCCCTTCATGGCCGAGGAGTTCGAGATCGGGCCCGCCATTCAGGGCGTGCTGCTCTCGTCGTTCTTCTGGACCTACGCGCTGTTCCAGATCCCGTCCGGTTGGCTGCTCGACAAGTTCGGGCCGCGCGTGATCTACCCGATCGCGGTCGGCTGGTGGTCGATCTGGACAGCACTCACCGCACTCGCGACCGGCGTGGCGTCGACGATCGTGTTCCGACTCGGGCTCGGCATCGGAGAAGCGCCGGTGCAGCCGGCGAACATCAAGGTGGTCTCGCGGTGGTTCCCGCGTCGCGAGCGCGCGTTCGCCTCGAGTCTGTTCGACATGGGGCAGCAGATCGGCACCGCGCTCTCCATCCCGATCGTCACCGCGCTGGCACTGTTCGCCGGGTGGCGGTTCGCGTTCCTGCTGATCGGAGTGGTGGGCGTCCTCTGGGTCATCGGATGGCTCATCGTCTATCGCGCACCGGAGAAGCACGCTCGCGTGAACGCCGCCGAACTGGAGTACATCAATTCCGACCAGGGTGAGATGGTCCATGCTGAGAGCGCCGCCGAGAAGAAGCCGTGGCGGGCCCTCCTGCGCGACAATCAGGTCTGGGCGCTCATGTTCGGGTACGTCTTCCGTTCTCTGGCCGGCGCGTTCTTCCTCACCTGGTATCCGAGCTATCTGCTCAACGATCGGAACCTCTCGAAGGAGGAGTTCGGGCTGGTGGGGGCCATCCCCGCCGTCATCGCGATCGGCGCGACCGTCCTCGGCGGAATCGTTTCGGACCGACTGCTCGCGTCGGGGAGGGTGTCGGCAGGGGCCGCCCGGAAGATCCCGATCATCGCGGGTCTGGTGCTGAGCGCCTGCATCGGGTTCAGTCCCTTCATCGAGTCGAACGTGCTCGTGATGGTCGTGCTCACCGTCTCGAGCGCGGCGCACTCCTTCGCGGGGGCGGCCATCCTGAGCCTTCCCGCCGAGGTCGCCGAGACGCCGGACACCGTCGGTTCTATCGCCGGGTTCCAGAACTTCGGCTCGCAGCTGGGCAACCTGATCAGCCCCATCGCGATCGGACTGTTCCTCACCTTCAGCAACAACTCCTACGTCGGTCCGCTGGTCTTCGCCGCATTGAGCTGCCTCATCAGCGCGGGTATCTACGCCTTCTGGGTTCGGATCAAACCTGTTGTGGCGCTCTCCGACGTCGTCCACCCCACGAATGAGAAGGCGTCATGA
- a CDS encoding GntR family transcriptional regulator, producing the protein MSIPPFGPVATTSRTAHVLEVLKSAILNGQLRPGDALVESELASRLGVSKTPVREALKSLEGTGLVVIRPYTGAVVRVFTEVDAVAVYDMRLLLEPEAVRRSVAAGFDATGAVEALGRAEAAESGSERSLANRDFHRSLYRECGNPLLVQTLDGLRDQIALISAGSWARTASWRQEASEHARILHVARSGDSEGAARLVREHVADFARRRIAPAGPDSAEGGSA; encoded by the coding sequence ATGTCGATCCCACCGTTCGGACCCGTCGCCACGACGTCGCGCACGGCGCACGTCCTGGAGGTGCTGAAGAGTGCCATCCTCAACGGGCAGCTGAGACCCGGCGATGCGCTCGTCGAATCGGAGCTGGCGAGTCGACTGGGAGTGTCCAAGACTCCGGTCCGCGAGGCACTGAAGTCCCTGGAGGGGACCGGTCTCGTCGTCATCCGGCCGTATACCGGCGCGGTCGTCCGTGTGTTCACCGAGGTCGACGCCGTCGCCGTCTATGACATGCGCCTCTTGCTCGAGCCGGAAGCGGTTCGTCGAAGCGTCGCCGCAGGCTTCGACGCGACAGGAGCCGTCGAGGCCCTGGGGCGCGCTGAAGCCGCGGAAAGCGGGTCCGAGCGCAGCCTGGCGAATCGCGATTTCCATCGGAGCCTGTACCGAGAGTGCGGCAACCCGCTGCTCGTGCAGACGCTCGATGGTCTCCGCGACCAGATCGCGCTCATCTCGGCCGGGTCGTGGGCCCGTACCGCCTCGTGGCGTCAAGAGGCCTCGGAGCATGCCCGCATCCTGCACGTCGCTCGCTCGGGCGATTCGGAAGGCGCGGCGCGCCTGGTGCGTGAGCACGTCGCCGACTTCGCCCGTCGACGCATCGCGCCCGCGGGACCGGACTCCGCGGAAGGAGGGTCGGCCTAG
- a CDS encoding ABC transporter substrate-binding protein: MDRIIRTTGAAVLAAALLVPLASCAAETAPGSTTTESALPEGEITFWSALAGMDSVAEAFNDSQDRIHVTFESVSNGANGGYAKLAAAISAGQAPDVATIEYYALPQFASSGSLQSLTGIYSDDVLNSFSRVSRSLITLGGEVWALPYDAPPSIVWYRQDLLEAAGVEVPRTWEEFADAARAVHETTGGYLASFNANEPSWYAALAWQNGAQWFDTDSDSWVVDLDDAATTDVAQFWQGLIDDGAVKAVASYSDEWTNDIASGTAAGIVGASWSATGIIARAPGQEGAWVAAELPVWDGAEPVTPIYGGSTFAVPASSENGAAAAEFIEFLTTDPAAIEARGDTGSAYLANSDLTAVSQAAFDASFFANDIWAVFDKAASRDSGSWQWGPNFDLTATAMKETMGATAPGGRLAEAFASIQARTVDGLAGLGLSVGP; this comes from the coding sequence ATGGACCGCATCATCCGCACCACGGGGGCCGCCGTCTTGGCAGCTGCCCTCCTCGTCCCCCTCGCGTCGTGCGCGGCGGAGACTGCTCCCGGGTCGACGACGACCGAGAGTGCGCTTCCCGAGGGCGAGATCACATTCTGGTCGGCCCTCGCCGGGATGGACTCTGTCGCCGAGGCCTTCAACGACAGTCAGGACCGCATCCACGTCACGTTCGAGAGCGTGTCGAACGGCGCGAACGGCGGCTACGCCAAGCTCGCCGCTGCGATCTCGGCCGGCCAAGCCCCTGACGTCGCGACGATCGAGTACTACGCGCTACCGCAGTTCGCGAGCTCCGGCAGCCTTCAGAGCCTGACGGGCATCTACTCGGACGACGTGCTGAACTCGTTCTCCCGCGTCAGTCGCTCCCTCATCACTCTCGGCGGCGAGGTGTGGGCGCTGCCGTACGACGCGCCTCCATCGATCGTCTGGTACCGGCAGGACCTCTTGGAAGCCGCCGGCGTCGAGGTGCCCAGGACGTGGGAGGAGTTCGCCGACGCGGCCCGCGCCGTCCATGAGACGACGGGCGGCTACCTCGCATCCTTCAACGCGAATGAGCCGAGCTGGTACGCCGCGCTCGCCTGGCAGAACGGCGCGCAATGGTTCGACACGGACAGCGACAGCTGGGTAGTGGACCTGGACGACGCTGCGACGACCGACGTCGCCCAGTTCTGGCAGGGGCTCATCGATGACGGTGCGGTGAAGGCCGTCGCGTCCTACTCGGACGAGTGGACCAATGACATCGCCTCGGGCACCGCCGCCGGCATCGTCGGGGCGAGCTGGAGCGCGACGGGCATCATCGCGCGCGCGCCGGGCCAGGAGGGAGCGTGGGTCGCGGCCGAGCTGCCCGTGTGGGATGGGGCGGAGCCGGTGACGCCGATCTACGGCGGCTCGACGTTCGCCGTGCCCGCGTCGAGCGAGAACGGCGCGGCCGCTGCCGAGTTCATCGAGTTCCTCACCACCGACCCCGCCGCGATCGAGGCGCGGGGCGACACTGGCTCCGCGTACCTCGCGAACAGCGATCTGACAGCCGTGTCGCAGGCCGCGTTCGACGCATCGTTCTTCGCGAACGACATCTGGGCGGTCTTCGACAAGGCTGCGTCGCGAGACTCGGGCAGTTGGCAGTGGGGGCCGAACTTCGATCTCACGGCGACCGCGATGAAGGAGACGATGGGCGCCACCGCACCTGGCGGTCGCCTCGCAGAGGCGTTCGCGTCGATTCAGGCCAGAACCGTCGACGGGCTCGCCGGGCTCGGCTTGTCGGTCGGTCCGTGA